In Aedes albopictus strain Foshan chromosome 3, AalbF5, whole genome shotgun sequence, the following are encoded in one genomic region:
- the LOC134290788 gene encoding uncharacterized protein LOC134290788 — translation MTEKKIKEKVKKRERIVASLQRHAQFLGSFNPDIHTGEVQSRLDKIETKFEEFEEVQEEIAELDAEGIYEEDCTTAYEEFEKLYYRLRAALLAKLPTEETAVERNGQHVGAHTGVRLPQISLPEFGGDYKGWLSFKSTYVSLIHDSGELSDVQKFHYLKSALKGEAAKLIESLTLTNDNYSIDWSTITKRYSNEYLLKKRHLQALMEYPKVEKSRLWLFMPWWMNSNSG, via the coding sequence ATGACTGAAAAGAAAATTAAGGAAAAGGTCAAAAAGCGGGAGCGTATTGTCGCATCATTACAGCGACATGCGCAATTTCTGGGCAGTTTCAACCCAGATATTCATACGGGGGAAGTTCAGTCAAGACTGGACAAGATTGAGACAAAGTTTGAAGAGTTTGAGGAGGTTCAAGAAGAAATCGCAGAGCTGGACGCGGAAGGGATCTATGAGGAGGACTGCACCACGGCCTACGAGGAATTCGAGAAGCTGTACTATCGTTTACGGGCGGCTTTGCTGGCAAAACTACCAACGGAGGAGACTGCTGTTGAGCGGAATGGTCAACATGTAGGGGCGCACACTGGTGTTCGTCTGCCGCAGATTTCTCTACCGGAGTTCGGCGGCGACTACAAGGGATGGCTGTCGTTCAAGTCAACGTACGTGTCGCTGATTCACGATTCTGGGGAGCTAAGCGACGTGCAGAAGTTCCATTACCTGAAGTCAGCGCTTAAAGGGGAAGCAGCCAAACTTATCGAATCGCTCACGCTTACCAACGATAACTATTCGATTGATTGGAGCACGATTACGAAGCGGTATTCCAACGAGTACCTGTTGAAGAAGAGGCATTTGCAGGCACTGATGGAGTACCCGAAAGTGGAAAAGAGTCGTCTGTGGCTCTTCATGCCCTGGTGGATGAATTCGAACAGCGGCTGA
- the LOC134290789 gene encoding uncharacterized protein LOC134290789, giving the protein MIVHWMCSKLDTQTLQLWEDHAASTKDPTFTILVNFLEKRTRVLEAVSSNVELKGSSQKMETKRQKVIVHSATDGDRNGPACCCCGESHFLGRCGKFSKMALKEKLQFVNSKRLCSNCLKSGHWVRDCSSKFSCRDCGKKHNSLIHPGFPLSSSGVGSSEHPVSKPEKTRNEKSVATNVVTNEVESEDEDDQGAVGTYNVGTKGGKISNVLLSTVVLVIRDQHGGKQMARALLDNGSQANIMSERLCQMLSLKRRTINVPISGVGEAETRARFLVNTTVSSRVQNFAVGMEFLVLQKVTSELPSAHIPVEHWKIPKDIQLADPNFNISNRIDLLIGAEHFYRFLFERDTKRITLGPGLPTLINSVFGWIVTGKVSETSSKAVRCCVAAAPDNLEAQLHRFWEVESNEDRPAWSREEQDCEDHFLRTFSRTKEGRYVVRLPKHVNFDQMLGESRTMALSRFKRLEQQLGWNTEKRMQYNAFMQEYLDLGHMKEISEAESLQETSVSNTRKAYYLPHHAVLKESSTTTKVRVVFDGSARTDSGYSLNNALLKGPVIQDELLSLLLRFRKHEVALVGDIEKMYW; this is encoded by the coding sequence ATGATCGTTCATTGGATGTGCTCCAAGCTGGATACGCAGACACTTCAGCTCTGGGAAGACCACGCAGCATCAACGAAGGATCCGACATTCACGATCTTGGTAAACTTTCTCGAGAAGCGGACAAGGGTTCTGGAAGCGGTTTCATCGAACGTTGAATTGAAAGGCAGTTCTCAAAAGATGGAAACCAAGCGGCAAAAGGTGATTGTGCATTCGGCTACAGATGGAGATAGAAATGGTCCGGCCTGTTGTTGTTGTGGAGAGTCGCATTTCTTGGGGCGGTGTGGCAAATTTTCGAAAATGGCACTGAAGGAGAAGCTGCAGTTCGTCAATAGCAAGCGGCTTTGTAGCAATTGCTTGAAGTCAGGACATTGGGTACGCGATTGCTCATCGAAGTTCAGTTGTCGTGATTGTGGAAAGAAACATAATTCACTGATTCACCCAGGCTTTCCGTTGAGCAGCAGCGGTGTTGGAAGCAGCGAACATCCGGTGAGCAAACCGGAGAAGACACGGAACGAAAAATCTGTGGCAACCAACGTGGTGACTAACGAGGTGGAATCTGAGGACGAAGACGATCAAGGAGCGGTTGGGACATACAACGTAGGGACCAAGGGCGGCAAAATTTCAAACGTACTACTATCTACGGTTGTACTGGTTATTCGGGACCAGCACGGAGGCAAACAGATGGCTAGAGCATTGCTAGACAACGGTTCGCAAGCTAACATCATGAGCGAGCGATTATGTCAGATGCTGAGCCTAAAGAGACGGACGATAAACGTGCCAATTAGCGGTGTCGGAGAAGCGGAAACGCGAGCGAGATTTCTGGTAAACACAACAGTGAGTTCACGGGTCCAGAACTTTGCAGTGGGGATGGAATTTTTGGTACTTCAGAAGGTAACGTCGGAGTTGCCGTCAGCGCACATACCAGTGGAGCACTGGAAAATTCCAAAGGATATACAACTAGCCGATCCGAACTTCAACATCAGTAATCGGATTGATCTTTTGATTGGAGCTGAGCACTTCTACCGGTTCTTGTTCGAGAGAGATACAAAACGGATCACGTTGGGTCCGGGACTGCCTACGCTGATCAACTCGGTATTCGGTTGGATAGTTACAGGGAAAGTTTCTGAAACATCGAGTAAAGCAGTTAGGTGTTGCGTTGCGGCGGCTCCAGACAATCTGGAAGCCCAGCTGCACAGGTTTTGGGAGGTCGAAAGCAATGAGGATCGGCCAGCTTGGTCGAGGGAGGAACAAGACTGCGAGGATCATTTTCTGCGGACGTTCAGTCGCACGAAGGAAGGTCGGTACGTCGTACGTTTACCTAAGCACGTGAATTTCGACCAGATGCTAGGTGAATCCCGTACGATGGCTTTATCAAGATTCAAGAGATTAGAGCAGCAACTAGGATGGAACACAGAAAAGCGCATGCAATACAACGCATTCATGCAAGAATATTTAGATCTTGGACACATGAAGGAAATCAGCGAAGCGGAGTCTTTGCAGGAGACATCAGTTTCCAACACCAGGAAGGCCTACTACTTGCCGCATCACGcggttttgaaggaatccagcaCCACAACCAAAGTTCGTGTTGTTTTCGATGGGTCGGCCAGAACGGACAGCGGTTATTCCTTGAACAACGCTCTTCTAAAGGGTCCGGTTATTCAGGACGAACTTCTCAGCTTGCTTTTACGGTTTCGAAAGCATGAAGTGGCACTAGTTGGGGACATTGAAAAGATGTACTGGTAA
- the LOC134290790 gene encoding uncharacterized protein LOC134290790, whose protein sequence is MSVDEFLNSQLWKEGPPWLRNDEDGWPSPGEECTISEEQLEIRKIVHAIRVAEPPNEMFSLRSSLHSLLRVVANCLRFVHNCRNPNDRRSSIALTPKEIQSAKMTLTRIAQNERFPEELKALKRQQRINNRSSLKRLFPFLDNDGVLRVGGRLRFSNESYTVKHPAVLPSNHPFTDLVVQFFHSQNFHSGPQLTLAETRQEFWPIHGKRVVNAVLRKCVRCFRTNPTPIQQPMGQLPAGRVRPGRPFLITGVDYCGPFYLKPLRRNVASPKVYIAVFVCFSTKAMHLELSTDLSTASFISVLRRFIGHRGIPAEIHSDNAKNFSGARNELKALYDLLNDPANNFTITKELSQQGIKWQFIPPRAPNFGGLWEAAVRSVKTALKKEIGLQQLSYDDFTTLLVQITATLNSRPLSPLTDDPTEFEALTPAHFLIGSAMKSLPEPNLTTIPTNRLDHYQQTQQMFQRFWQRWSKLYLTQLQVTTNNLPATPIQVGNIVVLREDNLPPLCWPLARIIGLHPGLDGVVRVVTVKTATGVYKRAVNRICPLPTEEVSQRTTRSSSTISD, encoded by the coding sequence ATGTCGGTCGACGAATTTTTGAATAGTCAGCTGTGGAAAGAAGGACCCCCATGGCTGCGTAACGACGAAGATGGATGGCCCAGTCCTGGTGAAGAATGCACTATCTCCGAAGAACAACTAGAAATTCGAAAGATTGTTCACGCAATCAGGGTTGCGGAACCCCCCAACGAAATGTTCAGCCTACGTTCCTCATTGCATTCTTTACTTCGCGTTGTCGCTAACTGTCTTCGATTTGTGCACAACTGTCGCAACCCGAATGATAGGAGGTCCTCTATTGCTTTGACTCCAAAGGAAATACAGTCGGCGAAGATGACACTAACGCGCATAGCCCAGAACGAACGATTTCCAGAAGAGCTGAAAGCCCTGAAACGACAACAACGAATCAACAACAGATCAAGCCTGAAGAGACTTTTTCCCTTCCTGGACAACGATGGAGTCCTCAGAGTTGGAGGACGTTTACGCTTTTCAAACGAAAGCTACACAGTAAAACATCCAGCTGTATTGCCAAGTAATCATCCATTTACGGATCTCGTCGTACAGTTCTTTCATTCTCAGAACTTCCACAGTGGTCCGCAGCTCACATTGGCCGAAACGCGACAGGAATTCTGGCCCATACACGGTAAACGTGTCGTCAACGCTGTGTTGCGCAAATGCGTTCGATGCTTCCGAACGAACCCTACGCCTATCCAACAGCCCATGGGACAACTACCGGCTGGTCGCGTTCGCCCAGGACGACCATTCCTGATCACTGGTGTTGATTATTGCGGGCCATTCTATTTGAAGCCTCTACGACGAAATGTAGCTTCCCCGAAGGTGTATATTGCGGTGTTCGTCTGCTTTTCGACTAAAGCAATGCACCTTGAGTTGTCCACCGATTTGTCTACTGCAAGCTTCATCTCCGTCTTGCGGAGATTCATCGGCCATCGAGGAATCCCGGCTGAAATACATTCGGACAACGCTAAAAACTTTTCTGGAGCACGCAACGAACTAAAAGCGCTATACGATTTGCTCAATGATCCGGCCAACAACTTCACCATAACGAAGGAACTCTCTCAGCAAGGTATTAAATGGCAGTTCATTCCTCCACGCGCTCCCAACTTTGGCGGGTTATGGGAGGCCGCCGTACGCTCCGTAAAGACTGCGTTGAAGAAAGAGATTGGCCTGCAACAGCTGAGCTACGATGATTTTACCACGCTTCTGGTACAGATCACCGCTACGTTGAACTCCAGACCTCTGTCTCCTCTAACAGATGACCCCACGGAATTTGAAGCCCTCACTCCCGCACATTTCTTGATTGGCTCAGCCATGAAATCCCTCCCAGAGCCCAATCTAACGACCATCCCCACAAACCGTCTTGACCACTACCAGCAAACCCAGCAAATGTTCCAGCGCTTTTGGCAACGATGGAGCAAGCTATACCTCACACAGCTGCAAGTTACAACGAACAACCTGCCGGCGACTCCCATCCAAGTTGGAAATATCGTTGTACTGCGAGAAGACAACCTGCCACCTCTTTGCTGGCCACTGGCGAGGATCATCGGTTTGCATCCCGGCTTAGACGGAGTCGTGCGAGTCGTGACGGTAAAGACTGCGACAGGAGTATACAAGCGGGCAGTCAACCGTATCTGTCCACTGCCTACTGAAGAAGTTAGTCAACGAACAACACGGTCATCATCAACGATATCGGATTAG